In Suncus etruscus isolate mSunEtr1 chromosome 9, mSunEtr1.pri.cur, whole genome shotgun sequence, the genomic window attttggggtttttatttttgtttttaattttgaactttcttgGTGGAGGGGAAAGGGAGGGCATGCTGCCAGGAGGCCACTTTGAGCCCTGGATTCCCCACTTACAACCTGTGGGGTCTTGTGCATATGCTCCATCTCTTCTCTGTGGCTCCATTTCCTCAGGAGTAAAtcgcatttttttttctttagcaaatTCGTCCCTGACACAGCTCTGTGGACCCTAGATGGACCTTGGGGTACTGGTTCTCGAACAGACGCCTTTTTAGAGCTGTAAAACTCCGAGAGGGCCCCAGCTCTTTGGAACTTCTTACTCTGTGACCAGAACCAAAAGAAGATAGCTGCTTTGTACAATAGATGAAGAAATGATTGGGAACTGGCCTCTGTCTTTTGCTGGCACCGCGATCTTTAATTCCTgaagaaggcaggcaggcagcaggcgacccacctcaaaaaaaataaataaataaaaataaaagtgagcttGGGGAGTGGGAGCGCAGGGGAAAAGAGGGTGTCCTGAAAAGTGCTTTACTACACAAGTGTCCTTTTCCCTTGGACTCAAAGAGAGGTGCCGGGGGCGATTTATATAAACCCGGGTGGATGAATCATGCTGTCGGAAAGGGAGAGGGCAAAGGGACCCGCCCTCCACCTCGCCAGCCATCAGCACCCCCCGCACTGAGCTCCAGGGGTTCGTCTGAAGTTTGCCGGGCACTGCCGGGgtgcaaaaaagagagagactcgGGAACCGCACCAGCCTGGGCCAGGGGCGCGCCCCTCCCACCCCAGGGGCCCCCCAACTCTGCGCCGCCCCGAGAGCTTCTCCGGCACCCCCAGAGCCCAGGAAAAAAAGGACCGAGCGTGGAGCCAGCCGCCTCTCGCACGCGCGCTCGGAAGGAGCCGCCTTCGCCGCCGCCGCTTTAacgggaagaggaggaggggaagggggcGGAGGAGTGGGGGGCGGGGAGCGGCGGCGAGGCGGGGAGGGGGGGTCCCCCCAGTTGCTCCCACGTGGTCCCGGCGCCTGTGAATCGCGCCCGCCCGAGGGTCTCACCAGCGAAATACAAAAGCAGCTGGGAAGCGGCGGCGAGGCGAGTTCCCAGCGCCGGGGCCGGAGAGCCCCGCTGCGCCCCTGCGGCCACGCTATGGGGCCGAAGCACCGGGACAACCGGAGCCCACTAGCACGGGCCACAGCAGCCGAGCCCGCctcgcagccgccgccgccgggaCCCGGGAGCCCGGGCTCGGCTTGAAAAGCAGcggagggcgggcgggcggcggtgGCACCGGCAGCGGGCGCGGCCGGAGGAGAAGCAGCATGGGCAGGAGGATGCGCGGCGCCGCCACCATCACCACCGCGGGGCTCTGGCTGCTGGCGCTGAGCTCGCTGCTGGCGCTCTGGGGCGGACTCCTGCCGCCGCGGACCGAGCACCCACCGGGGCGGCGTTTGCTAGCCGGGATCGGCGCCCCAGAGCCCGCGCCTCGCTTCCCTGGGCCGCCGCGCCGGGAACGGGACGCCGGAGCAGGCTCCCTAAAAACTTTCCGGGCGCTGCTCACCTTGGCGGCCAGCGCCGACGGCCCGCCCCGGGAGCGCCCCGGTGGGCACCGGCGGCACGTGCCAGCGGGCCAGCCCGGCTCGGAGGCGGTGCCCGGGGGCGTCTTCTGGAGCCGCGACTTGGAGGAGCAGGTGCCCCGGGGCTTCACCGAGGCGCAGGCGGCGGCGTGGCTGGAGGCGGTGCGCGGCGCCCGGGTGGTGGCCCTGGAGCGCGGGGGCTGCGGGCGCAGTTCCAACCGGCTGGCCCGCTTCGCCGACGGCACCCGCGCCTGCGTGCGCTACGGCATCAACCCGGAGCAGATCCAGGGCGAGGCCCTGTCCTACTACCTGGCGCGGCTGCTCGGCCTCCAGCGCCACGTGCCGCCCCTGGCGCTGGCCCGGGTGGACGCTCGCGGCGCGCAGTGGGCGCGGGTGCGGGAGGAGCTGCACGCCGCGCACTGGGCCGAGGGCAGCGCGGTGAGCCTGACCCGCTGGCTGCCCAACCTCACGGACGTGGTGGTGCCCGCGCCCTGGCGCTCCGAGGACGGCCACCTGCGCCCCCTGCGAGCCTCGGGGGGCGAGCTGGCCAACCGGAGCCGGGCGGAGCTGGTGGACCTGGTGCAATGGAGCGACCTGATCCTCTTCGACTACCTGACGGCCAACTTCGACCGGCTGGTCAGCAACCTCTTCAGCCTGCAGTGGGACCCGCGCGTCATGCAACGCGCCACCAGCAACCTGCACCGGGGCCCCGGCGGGGCGCTGGTTTTTCTCGACAACGAGGCCGGCTTGGTGCACGGCTACCGGGTGGCGGGCATGTGGGACAAGTACAACGAGCCGCTGTTGCAGTCGGTGTGCGTGTTCCGGGAGCGGACGGCGCGGCGCGTGCTGGAATTGCACCGGGGCCAGGACGCGGCAGCTCGGTTGCGGGGACTCTACGAGCGCCACGAGCCGCGCTTCCCCGAGCTGGCCGCGCTGGCCGATCCCCACGCTCAGCTGCTGCAGCGGCGCCTCGACTTCCTCGCCAAGCACATCTGGCACTGTAAGGCCAAGTACGGACGCCGACCCGGCACTTAgcctccctccccaaaaaatgggaaggagagagagaatttaGACAGAGACTCAGGTTAGGGACTGCACGGTGGAGGATGGGCCGGACCAAGGCGCCAACGCCCAGCCAGTGGAGTCTGAACGTGGAAGGCTGCTGAAACTTCAGTTTCACCCCCTTCCTGCAacgccccccccccgccccaaaacGGGAGGGATTTCTTAGGAGGACTGTCTCTCCCACACCCTCCGAGGCGAAAGTgttaacattccctccacccagTCTATGAAAGGATTCTGCCCTGTGCCTGCTGCACTGAGTTTGGATGGATGGAACAGGCTAAAACGGAGTTTGCTCTCCCCCCCGCCCAGGTGGCTTTCTCAGTGGGAAATGCACCCCCGTTTTCACGGCGTCCTTAGGCTCCTTTCCGAAAAAGGAAAACTTCTATTGGAGCTCCAATCGCAGCACCGGTGGCCCCGGAACAGGATTGTGACAGTAAGCTGGTGGAACCCTCTTTCTGTGTTCTCCCTTTGTTCCAGCTCCGCGATGGTGAGATCACTGTGAAAGAGAGCTGGGGGGTGGAGGGCTCCCGATATGACAATGAACCCCCTGGACCTCCGCAACCCTGGAGCCCTCAGACCTTGAGGATTTATGTCTGACTTGTTCCTTCCCTCTTGCCATTAGGTATCAATGGCAAGGCGGGCTCAGTGCACTGAATCAAAGAATGAATTTCTTCTTCCCCGCTCCAGATCGACCAAAATGTTGCCAGTGATGATGTgcacctgaagaaaaaaaaattattaagtttCAAGcactttactttgtttttattttaattttgtattaaggaaaactttttttatttgacaaaatttgccttttatgtatatatgtgcataaagTGTGGTGTAAATATACTAAACAAacttatatttcaataaaagggagtttaaaatttagaattttaattccTGTGATTTTAACTGAGGTCTCAGATGCCCTAGCTGCTTTAAAATAAGCTCTAGGATTTCTCTCTTGCAGGTGTTCTTTTAAAACAAAGGGCACACATGTGTGTGTAtaggcgcacacacacacacacagagctctgactatGGGACTTACAGAATCCAAACAAAGGCCAGAAAAACGATTCCCTATTCTGCTCACTTGAAAGAAACACATTGCTAGAAATTTCTGAGGTCAGCATTAAACGTGGAGGAAGgtggagagacagaaggaaaagtATTGCCTGGAAAATATAACTTTGATATAAAAGAATTTCATTGTTATATATTCCTATATTAATCATTTAGCAGCTATGATAAAACCAGATGTTCAGGGTAAAATATGATAAATGCACCCCTTTAAATTTCACTACAGTGGTCACGTGTTCCCTATTTTCACGTCATCATTATAACACTGGGATGTGCAGATAATAAAATGAGCACATCTCGAAAACAGGTAGAGCGATTCATAAATTAATTCTACCCTTTAATCTCCTTGACATAAATTCCACTGCATCCAGGAAATCATAATCTACAACATCTGGACTCATGTAGCAATTTTCTCCAGATTTTACTGTTTTGATCTtagttatttgtttacttttcttgGCTACTAATTGTATGGTCATCTCAGCAGCTTAATTATGAGACCAAGAAAATGTGCACTTTCTTTATCTATGGTATTTGGACGTCTGCTTCTTGGAGACGTCCAATATAGAAAGTGGTTATGGGTTTTCTTAAACTCATTTTGGACCAATGAGATATGGGAGAGAAAGTGGGTTTACTTTTATTTGACATCCTGTTGATGTTTTTATCTTGGCATTTTGTTTGCTTCCTAAAGCCAAGCGTCgtgtctattattttatttttatttaataacctTTTACTCAGAGCAACTTCGTTACTTTAATCATCTTTTATTGACTTGCGTTTGTAAACCTAGGGTTTTATAAACTCATGAAGATATTAAGTCCCTGTGAGCTCCCTTTCCACTTCATTATAGCACAGTTGTTAACTATTTCACACCATGTGTATGTCTTCAGTACCTTGTGATAAGCCACATTTTAtctcaactaaaaaaaaatagagttcatAAATGATTTGTGGTataagccaaagattttttaGAGTATAGTCGCCGAATGTACTGATAATAGCAaatatgccttttattttccCCAAGGCATGGCTCATGTGAGACCTCTGATAATTACACCTTTCAAAAAGAAGCATTTTCCATTTCTGATGATTAATAACTAAAGGAATTGGTGCCGAAGTCAGCAGAGGCTACTCCAAGAAAAGGCTAAATATTCAGCAACCTACATTTTTTCCCCAACGTGTTTCAGGAATACAACGATAAGCTGAGGTCAGTTAGAATTTTCACAGTTTCACAGTGCAGGAAATACACCACATCTCCCTTATAGCTTCGGTCCTAATGAATTCTGGGCCAACAGCATTCTCCACATTCCTCCTAAACTTCCTTTCCAGGCCCAGACTTGACCATAGTTACTAGGAGCAAGAAACTAAGCATAATTTAAATGTCTCTTCTCAGATTCTTTAGTGAACCATATCTGACTGTTGGAGAAGTAAGTTTAATTACATGGTGGAGTTGTTAAGGGAACCAAGACTTAATTACAGAGAAGGGGTTTTAACTGTTGTCATTCCTTGTGGATAATCTGTAGGTGGTGGTATGGAAAGATCAATTAAAGTTTTGTCAAGGTCAGTGAATACTTCTAGGGCCAAATCATTTTTCAGATTaagagggggtggggaggactTTCAAGCCGCAACATGATGTAGAAGGAGTAATGGGTTCTACATGCAGACTATATTTTGAATTCTATCCCTCACCTCTTTGCTCTCAGCAAGTCATTTCACTTCATCCCCTCCTCTTGGAAATGGTGATTCGATCAGAGTTTTATGGGATTTAAGTGTTAACACCTGAAACATAAGGGCACATGAACAGTACTTCAGAGCCTCGTGTCtgattcatcttttaaaaatactcCCACTCTTTGGTAAACTACTACTTTTCCACATCAAAGCCAAAGCTTAGTTTCTTCCAAGGTCAGAATGGAGGATGATAATAAATGCAGCAAGATTTTAAGGACACCCTACTAGCACTATTCAAAATACTAAATTATTAGGGAAGGGGCACAAGTTTGATCTCCACATAGGTGGTTTCTGGATCAAACGAGGCTCCCTGCACCAAGAGAACAAGACAgcaaatatatgagggaaattaaaaaaaaaataaatggctcATGGCAAATCTATCACCACTTCTGGAAAGCATCAAATAATGATAAATCTTTGCAAGAAGAACAATCCTCTCTTTCTGCCAAAGAGAAAGTAGAAAGTTGACCTTTTCTCCCTGGATTTGACTGTTGATTAATTCGCTTTGTCAATGACATAGTTCTAGACTCTATTAAGAAGACTCACCCTGCTGTCTTCAGATCAGGaggaaagacattattttaacacCTTTCAGCACTTTTCAACTCTTTGCCTTCATCCATGGCTAAGAGAGTTCACTATGACCTAGAAGTTGATTATGTAGATTAAATGAGTAGATATTTGTAATAGTCTCAAAACAGTGCATGACAAAGTAAATGTAATGAAAGTGTTTGACATTTGAGTCCCAGACATGATTCCTGCTATCAAATTccgtctctgcactcaagaattattcttggtgcttgggggaccagatggatatgggatacatatgggatactgagcattgaacacaggttgactgtgggcaaagcaagcactctatctactatactattgttctggcctcagtTATACAGTATTTTCTATAAGCTTCTATTTTAACTCAGAAACAGAAGCTAAAGTGCATAAGTCTGGGAAGAGTTATGGAAACTGGTTGTCTCCTCTGGGGGAATGCCCTCTGTAAGAATGGTTTCATGCATCCTCTTTTTCATAAATTGCCTGCTATTCTGCTTCTCATGTGGCTCATAAGTTCCACAGAATTTTACATCTTCTAAGCTACCCAATAGTCAAGCCTGGACTTTATTTGTTCCCATTCACCTGTCCCATTCTACAGAATCACTGGTTCCTGGTGGTGTAAAGTTGCAGGGGGGAAGGTGGGTTGGTGGGAAATTGCTGCAGAAAAGAGTATAATACTAGGAGTGGTGTGGAAACCTCAGGGCAGGAATTGGCAACCATAGCTAAGCATGCTTTAAACAGTAAAACTCGAAAGCTATTTATTGGATGTCAAGACACTCATGCATAATTTGAGAACATCATTTACTTTTTCCTGTCCCAGGTGTTTTACCTATTGACcactttcagggctggagagatagcatggaggtaaggtatttgccttgcatgcaaaaggatggtggttcgaatcccggcatcccatatggtcccccgtgcctgccaggggcgatttctgagcttagagccaggagtagctcctgagtgctgccgggtgtgacacaaaaaccaaaaaaaaaaaaaagacccagaaaTTCTGACTAGAATTCACCATAAGACACTTCctttacatcaggggtctcaaagtcaatttacctgggggccgcaggaggcaaagtcaaggtgaggcagggctggctgcataagggatttcgcttaccgaatattcacaataaaaaaaaatcgcattaaacattcgcataccccgagcagttctgttcggggtatgcaaatgtttaatgcaattctttttcttactaatgcgatttttttattgcgaatattcggtaagcgaataatcgcgaatactgcaatatttgaaggccggccgcgggccacaaaatgttgtacagagggcagcAAACGacccgcgggcctcgagtttgagacctctgctttACATTATAATTCAGtacccacacaaacacacatgtacacatacatgcacataacCAATGCACCAATATATAACTGAGTCAAAAGATTTATAGAGCAACATTTATAGCCTACTTTTATTGTTCAATTCAATTTTGTTCTATTCCTGCTTTTCCCAAAGTTCACTGAgaacttcccaccaccaccacccccaaaaaatactgaTTTCAAAA contains:
- the FJX1 gene encoding four-jointed box protein 1, yielding MGRRMRGAATITTAGLWLLALSSLLALWGGLLPPRTEHPPGRRLLAGIGAPEPAPRFPGPPRRERDAGAGSLKTFRALLTLAASADGPPRERPGGHRRHVPAGQPGSEAVPGGVFWSRDLEEQVPRGFTEAQAAAWLEAVRGARVVALERGGCGRSSNRLARFADGTRACVRYGINPEQIQGEALSYYLARLLGLQRHVPPLALARVDARGAQWARVREELHAAHWAEGSAVSLTRWLPNLTDVVVPAPWRSEDGHLRPLRASGGELANRSRAELVDLVQWSDLILFDYLTANFDRLVSNLFSLQWDPRVMQRATSNLHRGPGGALVFLDNEAGLVHGYRVAGMWDKYNEPLLQSVCVFRERTARRVLELHRGQDAAARLRGLYERHEPRFPELAALADPHAQLLQRRLDFLAKHIWHCKAKYGRRPGT